One window of Papaver somniferum cultivar HN1 chromosome 9, ASM357369v1, whole genome shotgun sequence genomic DNA carries:
- the LOC113309796 gene encoding ubiquitin carboxyl-terminal hydrolase 24-like, producing the protein MTDSKEVFVFGSFTKEDVSLFKTQPSASQPMEKKELQFGSLDAATISSVGCFKVEHKQDDISKEVKNVNSPNPTRKENPLKSVNTTNDEQRRVFASIAENGNDTSSSSCPPLVNGVVERTSADISSLCISQTTECAQEQSISDLEYGIETVTSFPEGINAVDSSEGLSSKQDTLKVVSNGPAASFKALLPRGLINSGNLCFLNASLQALLSCSPFVQLLQELRAYDIPKIGYPTLHAFIEFISHFDTADTSSKKSQMVVTQTGMPFIPAMFEPVLKNFTPDVPNSVSGRPRQEDAQEFLCFVMDQMHDEVLKRFGQVSNTGGGNFSTTSPSEDEGWETVGPKNKSAVTRTQSLVPSKISEIFGGQLRSVVKSKGNKDSATIQPFLLLHLDIFSGSVRTVEDALRLFSSPETLEGYKTSAAGKAASVSASKSIKIQATSKIMILHLMRFSYGSRGSTKLHKPVRFPLELVLGRELLASSLSEGRRYELFATITHHGKEPSKGHYTADTRCSDGKWLRYDDASVTAVAVNKVLHDQAYLLFYKQV; encoded by the exons ATGACAGATTCTAAG GAGGTATTTGTTTTTGGGTCATTCACTAAAGAAGATGTCAGTTTGTTCAAAACCCAGCCATCCGCTAGTCAGCCTATGGAAAAGAAAGAATTACAGTTTGGCTCTTTAGACGCAGCAACTATAAGCTCCGTGGGTTGCTTTAAGGTTGAACACAAGCAGGATGATATTTCTAAAGAGGTAAAAAATGTCAATTCACCAAACCCTACGAGAAAGGAAAATCCACTCAAGAGTGTAAATACAACAAATGACGAACAGCGTAGAGTGTTCGCAAGTATTGCAGAGAATGGAAATGATACATCTTCCTCCAGCTGTCCTCCACTTGTCAACGGGGTAGTAGAGAGAACTAGCGCAGACATAAGTTCATTATGTATATCCCAAACTACAGAATGTGCGCAGGAGCAATCAATTTCAGACCTTGAGTATGGAATAGAAACTGTTACCTCTTTCCCAGAGGGGATAAATGCCGTGGACTCATCAGAAGGTTTGTCATCAAAACAGGATACTCTTAAGGTGGTATCGAATGGGCCAGCTGCATCTTTTAAAGCGTTATTACCTCGAGGTTTAATCAACTCAGGGAACCTATGCTTTCTCAATGCATCACTTCAGGCTCTTCTCTCCTGTTCTCCATTTGTTCAGCTTCTGCAGGAACTAAGAGCTTACGATATTCCAAAG ATTGGATATCCTACATTACATGCGTTTATCGAGTTTATCTCCCATTTTGATACTGCTGATACAAGCTCGAAGAAATCCCAAATGGTGGTAACTCAGACTGGGATGCCTTTCATCCCCGCTATGTTTGAGCCGGTTTTGAAAAATTTCACTCCCGATGTACCAAATAGTGTGTCAGGAAGGCCAAG ACAAGAAGATGCTCAGGAGTTTCTCTGTTTTGTGATGGATCAAATGCATGATGAAGTGCTCAAGCGTTTTGGTCAGGTTTCAAATACAGGTGGGGGGAATTTCTCTACCACTTCTCCTTCAGAAGATGAAGGGTGGGAGACTGTGGGTCCAAAAAACAAATCTGCAGTTACCAGAACACAAAGTTTAGTTCCATCTAAAATAAGTGAAATATTTGGGGGACAGCTGAGAAGCGTTGTGAAATCTAAAG GCAACAAGGACTCTGCTACGATTCAGCCTTTCCTCTTGCTCCACCTTGATATTTTTTCAGGATCTGTTCGTACTGTTGAGGATGCACTTCGGCTGTTTTCTTCCCCTGAAACATTGGAAGGGTACAAAACATCTGCAGCTGGCAAG GCTGCGTCCGTGAGTGCGAGCAAGTCAATAAAGATACAAGCAACTTCCAAGATAATGATATTACATCTTATGCGGTTTAGTTATGGAAGCCGCGGAAGCACCAAACTCCATAAGCCCGTGCGTTTTCCACTGGAACTAGTCCTGGGCCGTGAGTTGCTTGCTTCTTCGTTATCTGAG GGTCGAAGGTATGAGCTCTTTGCAACAATAACTCATCATGGAAAGGAGCCGTCGAAGGGCCATTACACTGCCGATACTCGCTGTTCAGATGGAAAATGGTTGAGGTATGATGATGCTTCTGTAACTGCGGTGGCTGTAAAcaaagtgttgcatgatcaggcCTATCTCCTATTCTACAAACAAGTATAG